One segment of Trichlorobacter ammonificans DNA contains the following:
- a CDS encoding aldehyde dehydrogenase family protein: protein MVKWYNFGSFEESAAITAELMHAIFTTARSRTAQIRETPSGSLAAVLDRAGRRLADPADPVRQEIVAVMPGQLGFSQEMVVAGLEAICWILRYDNLMQRLAVDLDDPRYLDEFVWHERFRGFVRAMPQGVVSHVSAGNVFVSAVDTLVQGIMTKNVNILKMSSFDPVFPLLFARLLEECDQERLICPCLALLPFKGGDREIEAIVKEQSDVVIVYGGKEVVEIYRQGRGLHTKEVEYGPKYSLVVLDREELQSCDREEVALQVARDFTMWEQAACSSPHAVFIQGEEEARRFAGELATALERLCGEFPFPRINRDEQTEITRVRELARVDQALGTAELLIPAADDQRWTVILEKHPCFKVSCQHRTAFVVAINNDRELYATLEEQGKFIQSVGILADSRRLFELSDRLVALGADRITEIGRMHKRKHGTPHDGTRGLAELVRWVSVGHERRFHDPFDFADEATRRARTLGRLNQVLETARRHSPFYRERLPVGPLADLGQLATLPILEPDQFRSHLPPYGEGLLTGPLGSSISFSSGGTTGKPKFVYRTLEETRRNAAGIAKGLGLGLFNEGEVVANLFFAGNMWASFISINMALELIGAHILPIGGHVPMENIISFLRAFKVDGAVSIPSVLVGIAQYVEKNNITDLTIRKIGYGGEHMPEATRQYVASVLKTELIRSASYAINDTGTVGYQCPACTGSVHHLNEELHILEIVDPETGRLLPPGEIGTIILTNVDRTLMPVIRYNVGDRGRIVPGDCPCGRTSLRFELLGRSDEVVVIGADNVSIDAVATCVAQVEGLSQNFVIHGRQQEGLDLLLIRVESLEPLTAETKERLSRCLVETLLREKPVIATNLASGTVARPLAEVLEPGELPRNPKTGKIKRVVEERHGG, encoded by the coding sequence ATGGTGAAATGGTACAACTTCGGCAGCTTTGAGGAGTCAGCCGCAATCACGGCTGAACTGATGCACGCTATCTTCACTACGGCCCGCAGCCGCACGGCACAGATCCGGGAGACGCCGTCGGGCAGCCTGGCCGCGGTGCTTGACCGGGCGGGCAGGCGGCTGGCCGACCCGGCCGATCCGGTGCGGCAGGAGATCGTGGCGGTGATGCCGGGGCAGCTCGGTTTCTCGCAGGAGATGGTGGTTGCCGGTCTGGAGGCGATCTGCTGGATCCTGCGCTACGACAACCTGATGCAGCGGCTGGCGGTGGACCTGGACGATCCCCGCTACCTGGACGAGTTTGTCTGGCACGAGCGGTTCCGCGGCTTTGTGCGGGCCATGCCCCAGGGGGTGGTCTCCCACGTTTCCGCCGGTAATGTCTTTGTCAGCGCCGTGGATACCCTGGTGCAGGGGATCATGACCAAGAACGTCAATATCCTGAAGATGTCCTCCTTTGATCCGGTCTTTCCGCTCCTGTTCGCCCGGCTGCTGGAAGAATGCGATCAGGAGCGGTTGATCTGCCCCTGTCTGGCCCTGCTTCCCTTCAAGGGAGGAGACCGGGAGATCGAGGCGATCGTCAAGGAACAGTCCGACGTGGTGATCGTCTACGGCGGCAAGGAGGTGGTGGAGATCTACCGGCAAGGACGGGGGCTGCACACCAAGGAGGTGGAGTACGGTCCCAAATACTCCCTGGTGGTGCTGGACCGCGAGGAGTTACAGAGTTGCGACCGTGAGGAGGTAGCCCTGCAGGTGGCCCGGGACTTCACCATGTGGGAGCAGGCGGCCTGTTCCTCACCCCATGCGGTCTTTATTCAGGGCGAGGAAGAGGCGCGGCGCTTTGCCGGCGAGCTGGCAACGGCCCTGGAGCGACTCTGCGGCGAATTCCCCTTTCCGCGCATCAACCGGGACGAGCAGACCGAGATCACCCGCGTCCGCGAACTGGCCAGGGTGGATCAGGCCCTGGGCACCGCGGAGCTGCTGATTCCGGCGGCAGATGACCAGCGCTGGACCGTGATCCTGGAGAAGCATCCCTGTTTCAAGGTTTCCTGCCAGCACCGCACCGCCTTTGTGGTGGCGATCAACAACGACCGGGAGCTGTACGCCACCCTGGAGGAACAGGGTAAATTCATCCAGTCCGTGGGCATCCTGGCCGACAGCCGACGGCTGTTCGAACTGTCCGACCGCCTGGTGGCCCTGGGGGCGGACCGGATTACCGAGATCGGGCGGATGCACAAACGCAAGCACGGCACCCCCCACGACGGCACCCGCGGTCTGGCCGAGCTGGTGCGCTGGGTCTCGGTGGGCCACGAGCGCCGCTTCCACGACCCCTTTGATTTTGCCGATGAGGCCACCCGCCGGGCGCGTACCCTGGGCAGGCTTAACCAGGTACTGGAAACGGCCCGCCGCCACTCCCCCTTCTACCGTGAGCGGTTGCCGGTGGGTCCGCTTGCCGACCTTGGCCAGCTGGCCACGCTGCCGATCCTTGAGCCGGACCAGTTCCGCAGCCACCTGCCCCCCTACGGCGAGGGACTCCTCACCGGGCCGCTGGGCAGCTCCATCTCGTTTTCCAGCGGCGGCACCACCGGCAAGCCCAAGTTCGTCTACCGCACCCTGGAGGAAACCCGCCGCAATGCGGCCGGCATCGCCAAGGGACTGGGCCTGGGGCTGTTCAACGAGGGGGAGGTGGTGGCCAACCTGTTCTTCGCCGGCAACATGTGGGCCTCCTTCATCAGCATCAATATGGCACTGGAGCTGATCGGCGCCCATATCCTGCCCATCGGCGGCCATGTGCCGATGGAGAACATCATCTCCTTCCTGCGGGCCTTCAAGGTGGACGGCGCGGTCTCCATCCCCTCGGTGTTGGTGGGGATCGCCCAGTACGTGGAGAAAAACAACATCACCGACCTGACCATCCGCAAGATCGGCTACGGTGGCGAGCATATGCCGGAGGCCACCCGGCAGTACGTGGCCTCGGTGCTGAAGACCGAGCTGATCCGCTCCGCCTCCTACGCCATCAATGACACCGGCACCGTGGGATACCAGTGCCCGGCCTGCACCGGGTCGGTGCACCACCTGAACGAGGAGCTGCACATCCTGGAGATCGTTGATCCGGAGACCGGCCGACTGCTGCCCCCCGGCGAGATTGGCACCATCATCCTGACCAACGTGGACCGCACCCTGATGCCGGTGATCCGCTACAACGTTGGTGACCGGGGCCGGATCGTTCCCGGTGACTGCCCCTGCGGCCGCACCAGCCTGCGCTTCGAGCTTTTGGGGCGCTCCGACGAGGTGGTGGTGATCGGCGCCGACAACGTCTCCATCGATGCCGTTGCCACCTGCGTCGCCCAGGTTGAGGGCTTGAGCCAGAACTTCGTCATCCACGGCCGGCAGCAGGAAGGGCTGGATCTGCTGCTGATCCGGGTGGAATCACTGGAACCGCTGACGGCAGAGACTAAAGAGCGCCTGTCCCGATGCCTGGTGGAGACCCTGCTGCGGGAAAAGCCGGTGATTGCGACAAACCTGGCCAGTGGCACCGTGGCGCGGCCGCTGGCGGAGGTGCTGGAACCGGGCGAACTGCCGCGCAATCCCAAAACCGGCAAGATCAAGCGGGTGGTGGAGGAACGTCATGGCGGCTAG
- a CDS encoding ATP-binding protein yields MAASVAFPYGPVARTTVGSQPQSLRPVQLWAAEFARCFGISGDELTRIELAVEEAFMSVAQSAFEPGESGEITLVLEHRPGSFVIAVEDHGLPLDLKQLEENEGLALNLLLLRHLLDGFSFINRGKEGKRLELIKQLPAESVATGMEQQDTPEQQAAVCPAEQPLLRLLRPDESLALAQLAYRSYGYTYVSDFYYPERIRERMAGGLMETCAAVLPDGRIIAALSLFYDRADACVAECGAAMVDPRYRGLSLFKEMKLFLFDHARCKGLYGIYSEAVTIHPYTQQGNLSLGARETGILLSYVSENVAFKKIGNELMGQRQALVYFYYRLNREPLRTVWLPALYAGLIRRVYAENGLNRQVEEVAATDRIAGGETRLAIRIRRDAFNDATIEPQRIGSDACVMILHHTRELCEKKVEAVYLDLSLGSPEAAALAGQLAEKGYLFAGIIPELENGDLLRLQYLNNVQFDPARVTVVSDTAKELLAFITRQYEQRP; encoded by the coding sequence ATGGCGGCTAGCGTTGCGTTTCCCTACGGCCCCGTGGCGCGCACCACGGTGGGCTCGCAGCCGCAATCGTTGCGGCCGGTACAACTCTGGGCGGCGGAGTTTGCCCGCTGTTTCGGCATATCCGGGGATGAGCTGACCAGGATTGAACTGGCGGTGGAAGAGGCGTTCATGAGCGTGGCCCAGAGCGCCTTCGAACCGGGGGAGAGCGGCGAGATCACCCTGGTGCTGGAACACCGTCCCGGCAGCTTCGTCATTGCCGTGGAGGACCACGGCCTGCCCCTTGACCTGAAACAGCTGGAAGAGAACGAAGGACTTGCCTTAAACCTGCTGCTGCTGCGGCACCTGCTGGACGGCTTCTCCTTCATCAACCGCGGCAAGGAGGGGAAACGGCTGGAACTGATCAAGCAGCTTCCTGCCGAGAGTGTTGCCACCGGCATGGAGCAGCAGGACACTCCCGAGCAGCAGGCCGCCGTCTGTCCGGCGGAACAGCCGCTCTTGCGCCTGCTGCGGCCCGACGAGTCCCTGGCCCTGGCCCAGCTTGCCTACCGCAGTTACGGGTATACCTATGTCAGCGACTTCTACTACCCGGAACGGATTCGGGAGCGGATGGCAGGGGGACTGATGGAGACCTGCGCCGCCGTGCTGCCCGACGGACGTATAATCGCGGCATTGAGCCTGTTCTACGACCGTGCCGATGCCTGTGTGGCCGAGTGCGGCGCCGCCATGGTGGACCCCCGCTACCGGGGATTAAGCCTGTTCAAGGAAATGAAGCTGTTTCTGTTCGACCATGCCCGATGCAAGGGGCTCTACGGCATCTACAGCGAGGCGGTCACCATCCATCCCTACACCCAGCAGGGCAACCTGTCCCTGGGGGCGCGGGAGACCGGCATCCTGCTTTCCTACGTCTCGGAAAACGTGGCCTTCAAGAAGATCGGCAACGAACTGATGGGGCAGCGCCAGGCCCTGGTCTACTTCTACTACCGCCTGAACCGGGAACCGCTGCGCACGGTCTGGCTGCCGGCGCTCTACGCCGGGCTGATCCGGCGGGTCTATGCGGAAAACGGCCTGAACCGGCAGGTGGAGGAGGTGGCGGCAACCGACCGGATCGCAGGCGGAGAGACGCGGCTTGCCATCCGGATACGCCGCGACGCCTTCAACGACGCCACCATCGAACCGCAACGGATCGGCAGCGATGCCTGCGTCATGATCCTGCACCACACCAGGGAGCTGTGCGAGAAGAAGGTGGAGGCGGTCTATCTGGACCTTTCGCTGGGGAGCCCCGAGGCAGCGGCGCTTGCCGGACAGCTGGCGGAAAAGGGGTACCTGTTTGCCGGGATCATTCCGGAGCTTGAGAACGGCGACCTGCTCAGGCTGCAGTACCTGAACAACGTGCAGTTCGACCCGGCCAGGGTGACGGTGGTTTCCGACACCGCCAAGGAGCTGCTGGCGTTCATTACCCGCCAGTATGAACAGCGTCCCTGA
- a CDS encoding CHRD domain-containing protein, which yields MSRVTLGLGTVVAAMLLASAGFGAEQRFSAALVGTEEVPAVATAATGDVSVTVSSDGETLHYRLQVEKLENIRVAHIHRGMQGANGPPVVFLFSGPKKPGMFSGVLAEGTITARELSGEFAGKTLDELLQLITTGNAYVNVHTDAHPGGEIRGQLR from the coding sequence ATGAGCAGAGTAACATTGGGACTGGGTACGGTAGTGGCCGCCATGCTGCTGGCATCCGCCGGCTTTGGGGCCGAGCAACGCTTCAGTGCGGCTCTGGTGGGAACGGAAGAGGTGCCGGCGGTCGCGACGGCAGCCACGGGTGATGTCAGCGTGACGGTGAGCAGTGATGGCGAAACGCTGCACTACCGGCTGCAGGTGGAGAAGCTGGAGAACATCCGGGTTGCCCATATTCACCGCGGCATGCAGGGGGCGAACGGACCGCCGGTGGTGTTTCTGTTCAGTGGCCCGAAAAAGCCGGGTATGTTCAGTGGCGTTCTGGCGGAGGGGACCATCACGGCGCGGGAACTTTCCGGCGAGTTTGCCGGGAAAACGCTGGACGAACTGCTGCAGCTCATCACTACGGGGAACGCCTATGTGAACGTCCATACGGATGCCCACCCCGGTGGCGAGATTCGGGGGCAGCTCAGGTAG
- a CDS encoding DEAD/DEAH box helicase, translated as MTFDELPLPAAVLQGIRDTGFSTCTPIQAQTLPLSLSGKDVAGQAQTGTGKTAAFLITLFTRLLTSGRPADKGPRALVLAPTRELVVQIEKDAHQLGAHCGFGIQAIYGGIDYMKQKNALKDGADIVIGTPGRLIDYLKQKVYTLKHIEMLVIDEADRMFDMGFIPDLRFILRRLPPFDARQNLMFSATLNQRVMELSYEFMNLPGKVSVTPEKMTAERVSQTLYHVANKEKFPLLLGLLRREGMSRTMIFVNTKREAERLQDRLNANDLAARVISGDVEQRKRMNILDQFKRGDLPILIATDVASRGLHIEDVTHVINYDLPQDAEDYVHRIGRTARAGAEGTAISFADEDGAFHIEAIEEYIRHKIPVEWAEDDLFVNDYVRPKHRPAPAPAAARPPRQGRRPSGQGGHGHGQHKKPAEKPIVAAPSSAEGEKKKRRRPRRKKPADGGGSPVEP; from the coding sequence ATGACATTCGATGAACTGCCGCTTCCCGCCGCCGTCCTGCAGGGAATCCGGGATACCGGCTTCAGCACCTGCACCCCGATCCAGGCCCAGACCCTGCCGCTCTCGCTTTCCGGCAAGGATGTGGCCGGCCAGGCCCAGACCGGCACCGGCAAGACCGCTGCCTTCCTGATCACCCTCTTCACCCGGTTGCTCACCTCCGGACGGCCGGCCGACAAAGGCCCCCGGGCACTTGTCCTTGCCCCCACCCGCGAGCTGGTGGTGCAGATCGAAAAGGATGCCCACCAGTTGGGCGCCCACTGCGGTTTCGGTATCCAGGCCATCTACGGCGGTATCGACTACATGAAGCAGAAAAACGCCCTCAAGGACGGCGCCGACATCGTCATCGGCACCCCGGGGCGGCTGATCGACTACCTGAAACAGAAGGTCTACACCCTCAAGCATATCGAGATGCTGGTCATCGACGAGGCGGACCGGATGTTCGACATGGGCTTCATCCCGGACCTGCGCTTCATCCTGCGTCGGCTGCCCCCCTTCGACGCCCGCCAGAACCTGATGTTCTCCGCCACCCTCAACCAGCGGGTCATGGAGCTTTCCTACGAATTCATGAACCTGCCGGGCAAGGTCTCGGTGACCCCGGAGAAGATGACCGCCGAACGGGTCAGCCAGACCCTCTACCATGTGGCCAACAAGGAGAAGTTCCCCCTGCTGCTGGGGCTGCTCCGGCGGGAGGGGATGAGCAGGACCATGATCTTCGTCAACACCAAGCGGGAGGCGGAGCGGCTGCAGGACCGCCTCAACGCCAACGACCTGGCGGCGCGGGTCATTTCCGGCGACGTGGAGCAGCGCAAGCGGATGAACATCCTTGACCAGTTCAAGCGGGGCGACCTGCCGATCCTGATCGCCACCGACGTGGCCTCGCGGGGACTGCACATCGAGGATGTCACCCACGTCATCAACTACGACCTCCCGCAGGATGCCGAGGATTACGTCCACCGCATCGGCCGCACCGCCCGGGCCGGTGCCGAGGGAACCGCCATTTCCTTTGCCGACGAGGACGGCGCCTTCCATATCGAGGCCATCGAGGAGTACATCCGGCACAAGATTCCGGTGGAATGGGCGGAGGACGATCTGTTCGTCAACGACTACGTCCGCCCCAAGCACCGCCCTGCCCCGGCTCCCGCCGCGGCGCGGCCTCCCCGCCAAGGACGCCGTCCCTCCGGCCAGGGAGGACACGGGCATGGACAGCATAAGAAGCCGGCCGAAAAACCGATTGTGGCCGCCCCCTCCTCTGCGGAAGGAGAAAAGAAAAAGCGCCGCCGTCCGCGACGCAAGAAGCCGGCGGACGGTGGCGGTTCGCCGGTTGAACCCTGA
- a CDS encoding YhdP family protein produces MRPSLPILKLILLLCALALAAFAALNLMLPRLIDLNSYQAQLTDLLRRELNRPVSMGESQISWTLGPVFTFRDLAIGESPGRGATPAEPFLTAREVSFRLSLLPLLRKRISLNEIDIRQPVIRLSRDREGKLSIDDLLKPPPTPEQEKPALRLHGLKLQGGTLIWRDAAATPDRELAITLSALDLSLDRLAPGRKSTVKLKAQLGDKGEETIALSGSIRLPKTGASPLTTTLNTTLKLSRLDYDRFWPYVGHLIPFPSPGGRSSLELTFKGTWDDLAAKGELLLHQPRLLWPTVFPYPVTPQQARLVFDLKRTPDLLDLPKLQLTLDGFAFRGSVNLSQLRSGDPLLRARGSSDQFDYVTTRSYIPFGIIEDDVADFIRNKIKSGRFKLINGTLDARFSQLVNFGKGDNANTLFIHGTAEDAVISYGPKVPSFNRIHTTLELKGRNFNLPDGRGHFGDSPFTVNGTITEYATDGVPCAYPFTMDITPKPSEVAWLARFVQLDTLSFSGPSSLRLTGAGLIRAYQLSGAWNLTSAAYELAPAVKKPAGMANNLSFSSILSKHETRLSSISYSLPPLQLSANGLFRHDSGPPHLSFELQSNAFFLGPKLPILTAWQQYQPQGTVQVHLLGDGNPEDFGNMQYNGTIRLANASVKPLEGFDPVRAINGTVTFKGNSVQTSRIAVQYGSTPLTVRGRIVNLAQPEAELLISSPRVNLKDFGLAGMELPPVRQFSTHLVFRDQTLGIRALTARMEKSVINADGRYTTAPAPSLFLNIAAPRLDIEELLPLLSISRPAGSPATGKQTAPLLLAGRITAEQGSYRDITFTKLAANVQSDGGVLQLHSLEAGLFDGTLAANGQLVLHRDRSPDWALALRLNRAKSGELFAALDLDREIRGRITVAGNLKATGSTLAQLKQSAYGDLKLDMERGVLRRFNSLSKVFSILNLSQLLSFRLPDMASDGMPFNRITASVALKNGILTTRDFFIESNAMHISMVGTLNVVKEEMDLLIGVQPLQTVDKIISRIPVVGWILTGGDSNLISAYFEAKGSWADPKVAAIPAKSMAKGTLGIFQRIFELPVRLFTDTGEVLIGVGEKKEEDTDTGNKTGQPGRQTP; encoded by the coding sequence ATGCGCCCCTCCCTGCCCATCCTGAAGCTGATCCTGCTGCTCTGCGCCCTGGCACTTGCCGCCTTTGCCGCCCTCAATCTTATGTTGCCCCGCCTGATCGACCTGAACAGCTACCAGGCGCAGTTGACCGATCTGCTGCGCCGGGAGCTCAACCGTCCGGTCAGCATGGGGGAGAGCCAGATATCCTGGACTCTGGGACCGGTCTTCACCTTTCGGGACCTGGCCATCGGCGAATCGCCCGGCAGGGGCGCCACTCCGGCAGAGCCGTTCCTTACCGCCCGGGAAGTATCGTTCCGCCTGTCGCTGCTGCCGCTTCTGCGCAAACGGATATCCCTGAACGAGATCGATATCCGGCAACCGGTCATCAGACTTTCCCGTGACCGGGAGGGAAAGCTCTCCATCGACGACCTGCTCAAACCACCCCCCACACCAGAGCAGGAAAAACCTGCCCTGCGCCTGCACGGTCTGAAGCTGCAGGGCGGTACGCTCATCTGGCGCGATGCTGCGGCAACTCCCGACCGGGAGCTTGCCATCACCCTTTCCGCCCTGGATCTGAGCCTCGATCGGCTGGCACCGGGCAGAAAGAGCACCGTCAAACTGAAGGCGCAGCTGGGGGACAAAGGCGAGGAAACCATCGCACTGAGCGGCAGCATTCGCCTGCCCAAGACCGGTGCCAGCCCTCTGACTACCACCCTCAACACTACCCTGAAACTCTCCCGGCTGGACTACGACCGCTTCTGGCCCTACGTCGGCCACCTGATTCCCTTCCCGTCGCCGGGCGGGCGGAGCAGCCTTGAACTGACCTTCAAGGGAACCTGGGACGACCTTGCCGCCAAAGGGGAACTGCTTCTCCACCAGCCGCGGCTTCTCTGGCCCACGGTGTTCCCCTACCCGGTTACGCCGCAGCAGGCACGCTTGGTCTTTGATCTGAAACGGACCCCGGACCTGCTGGACCTGCCCAAGCTGCAGCTCACCCTGGACGGTTTCGCTTTCCGGGGAAGCGTGAACCTCTCCCAGCTCAGAAGTGGCGATCCGCTGCTCAGGGCACGGGGAAGCAGTGATCAGTTCGACTACGTCACCACCCGCAGCTACATCCCCTTCGGCATCATCGAGGACGATGTGGCCGACTTCATCAGAAACAAGATCAAGTCGGGACGGTTCAAACTGATCAACGGCACCCTGGATGCCCGTTTCTCCCAGCTGGTGAACTTCGGCAAGGGAGACAACGCCAATACCCTCTTCATCCACGGCACTGCCGAGGATGCCGTGATCAGCTACGGCCCCAAGGTGCCCAGTTTCAACCGTATTCACACCACGCTGGAACTGAAGGGACGCAATTTCAACCTGCCCGACGGACGGGGCCACTTCGGCGACTCCCCCTTCACTGTGAACGGCACCATCACCGAATATGCCACCGATGGCGTTCCCTGCGCCTATCCCTTTACCATGGACATAACTCCCAAACCGTCGGAGGTAGCCTGGCTGGCCCGCTTCGTCCAACTGGACACCCTTTCCTTCAGCGGCCCTTCCTCCTTGCGCCTGACCGGTGCGGGGCTGATCAGAGCCTACCAGCTTTCCGGCGCCTGGAACCTCACGTCGGCAGCCTACGAACTGGCACCGGCCGTGAAGAAGCCGGCCGGCATGGCCAACAACCTCAGCTTCAGCAGCATCCTCAGCAAGCATGAAACCCGGCTTTCTTCCATCAGCTACTCGCTGCCGCCGTTGCAGCTCTCCGCCAACGGCCTCTTCCGTCATGACAGCGGTCCCCCGCACCTCTCCTTCGAACTGCAGAGCAACGCCTTCTTCCTGGGACCGAAACTGCCGATCCTGACCGCCTGGCAGCAGTATCAGCCCCAGGGAACCGTGCAGGTACACCTGCTTGGCGACGGCAACCCCGAAGATTTCGGCAACATGCAGTACAACGGCACCATCCGGCTCGCCAATGCCTCGGTCAAACCGCTGGAAGGGTTCGACCCGGTCAGGGCGATCAACGGTACCGTCACCTTCAAGGGAAACAGCGTCCAGACCTCGCGCATCGCCGTCCAGTACGGCAGCACGCCCCTCACCGTGCGGGGACGGATCGTCAACCTGGCCCAGCCGGAGGCGGAACTGCTCATCTCCTCGCCACGGGTCAACCTGAAGGACTTCGGCCTTGCCGGCATGGAACTGCCGCCGGTCCGCCAGTTCAGCACCCACCTCGTCTTCCGTGACCAGACTTTGGGAATCCGGGCGCTCACAGCCCGTATGGAAAAGTCGGTCATCAATGCGGACGGACGCTACACCACCGCACCGGCGCCGTCGCTCTTCCTGAACATCGCCGCTCCCCGCCTGGATATCGAGGAGCTGCTGCCACTGCTCTCCATATCCCGCCCCGCCGGTTCACCAGCAACGGGAAAGCAAACGGCGCCGCTGCTCCTGGCGGGACGGATCACCGCGGAACAGGGCTCCTACCGCGACATCACCTTCACCAAACTGGCCGCCAACGTTCAGAGCGACGGCGGAGTCCTGCAACTGCACTCGCTGGAAGCCGGCCTCTTCGATGGGACGCTCGCCGCCAACGGCCAACTGGTTCTTCACCGTGACCGCTCCCCGGACTGGGCCCTGGCCCTGCGGCTCAACCGGGCCAAATCCGGGGAGCTCTTCGCCGCACTGGACCTGGACCGGGAAATTCGGGGACGGATCACCGTTGCCGGAAATCTCAAAGCAACCGGCAGCACCCTGGCCCAGCTCAAGCAGTCGGCCTACGGTGACCTGAAACTCGACATGGAGCGGGGCGTGCTGCGGCGCTTCAACTCCCTTTCCAAGGTCTTTTCCATCCTCAACCTCTCCCAGTTGCTCTCCTTCCGGCTGCCGGACATGGCCAGCGACGGCATGCCGTTCAACCGGATCACTGCCAGCGTTGCCCTCAAAAACGGCATTCTCACCACCAGGGATTTTTTCATCGAGAGCAACGCCATGCATATCTCCATGGTGGGAACCCTCAACGTGGTCAAGGAGGAGATGGATCTGCTGATCGGCGTGCAGCCACTGCAGACCGTGGATAAGATCATCAGCCGCATCCCGGTGGTGGGCTGGATACTGACCGGCGGCGACAGCAATCTGATTTCCGCCTACTTCGAGGCCAAGGGGAGCTGGGCTGATCCCAAGGTGGCCGCCATTCCGGCAAAATCGATGGCCAAGGGAACCCTGGGGATCTTCCAGCGGATATTCGAGCTGCCGGTGCGACTCTTCACCGACACCGGCGAAGTATTGATCGGCGTGGGGGAAAAAAAGGAAGAGGATACGGATACCGGTAACAAAACAGGACAACCCGGCCGACAGACGCCCTAA
- a CDS encoding hemolysin family protein encodes MDSIVTELIVILLLIAINGFFSMSEFAIISSRKSRIAQLVAEGDERAVIIERYQQDPHPLLAVIQIGVTVAGSAASTVGGIVAIEQLRPLIASAPWPLMSSAAEPLAAFLVVAVISFVTLIIGELVPKAIGLQFADRIALSLALPMRVAAGMCAPVVALLTFSSKSVLKLLGIRDEQDAFITREEVQHLVSEGHESGVFSEAEHEYIRNVFEFTHTCVREVMIPRTRMVALEVSLNRDELLAVILENQYSRYPVYRTSIEDIVGVVHDKDLIGPLVRGERINLESLLRPPVFVPEAKRVNDLLKEMQRSRNHMALVVDEYGGLSGLVTTEDLLEELVGEIEDEHDANEPGKIVRQPDGSWLVDGLVSVFDLQEPLQIRLEDSPNYDTLAGLVLNELGRLPDQGETLDWMGYRLVCEQVTRTAVLQVRIIPLADDRETVPSGPPPR; translated from the coding sequence ATGGACTCAATCGTCACCGAACTTATCGTCATCCTGCTCCTGATCGCCATCAACGGCTTCTTCTCCATGTCGGAGTTCGCCATCATTTCCAGCCGCAAAAGCCGGATCGCCCAGCTGGTCGCGGAGGGAGACGAACGGGCCGTCATCATCGAACGGTATCAGCAGGATCCCCATCCGCTGCTGGCAGTCATCCAGATCGGCGTTACCGTGGCCGGCTCAGCCGCCTCCACCGTCGGCGGCATTGTTGCCATCGAGCAATTGCGCCCCCTGATCGCCTCAGCTCCCTGGCCGCTGATGAGCAGTGCCGCCGAGCCGCTGGCAGCGTTTCTGGTGGTCGCGGTCATCTCCTTTGTCACCCTGATCATCGGCGAACTGGTCCCCAAGGCCATCGGGCTTCAGTTTGCCGACCGGATCGCCCTGTCACTGGCACTGCCGATGCGGGTTGCGGCCGGCATGTGCGCACCGGTGGTGGCACTGCTGACCTTTTCCAGTAAGTCGGTGCTGAAACTGCTGGGGATCAGGGACGAACAGGACGCCTTCATCACCCGCGAAGAGGTGCAGCACCTGGTTTCCGAAGGACACGAGAGCGGTGTCTTCAGCGAAGCTGAACATGAATACATTCGCAACGTTTTTGAGTTCACCCATACCTGCGTACGGGAAGTGATGATTCCCCGTACCCGCATGGTGGCTCTGGAAGTCTCGCTCAACCGCGACGAGCTGCTTGCCGTCATTCTGGAGAACCAGTATTCGCGCTACCCGGTCTACCGCACCAGCATCGAAGATATCGTCGGCGTGGTGCATGACAAGGACCTGATCGGCCCCCTGGTGCGGGGCGAGCGGATCAACCTCGAATCCCTGCTCCGGCCGCCGGTCTTCGTACCGGAAGCCAAACGGGTGAACGACCTGCTCAAGGAGATGCAGCGCTCCCGCAACCATATGGCGCTGGTGGTGGACGAATACGGCGGCCTTTCCGGCCTGGTCACCACCGAGGACCTGCTGGAGGAGCTGGTGGGCGAAATCGAGGACGAGCACGACGCCAATGAACCGGGCAAGATCGTTCGCCAGCCGGACGGCAGCTGGCTGGTGGACGGCCTGGTATCGGTCTTTGACTTGCAGGAGCCGCTGCAGATCCGTCTGGAGGACTCCCCCAACTACGACACCCTGGCCGGTCTGGTGCTGAACGAACTGGGACGCCTGCCCGACCAGGGTGAGACCCTGGATTGGATGGGGTACCGGCTGGTCTGCGAGCAGGTCACCCGCACCGCGGTTTTGCAAGTGCGGATCATCCCCCTGGCGGACGACCGGGAAACCGTGCCCAGCGGGCCGCCCCCGCGCTGA